The Clostridium septicum genome contains a region encoding:
- a CDS encoding ABC transporter ATP-binding protein produces the protein MSFLTFKNIFKVYGEGEGQVYALNDISFNINKGEMLAIMGPSGSGKSTLLNIIGCLDNPSKGEYIINNKISNKLKEKQLSKLRNELFGFVVQFFALIEDLNIEKNISIPLEYSKKRYSKKEKKEKIESLAERLKIKEKLKRYPKELSGGQCQRAAIARALINNPDIILADEPTGALDKKTGEEVVNILRELANKEKTIIIVTHDINVAMKCDRVLILEDGKIKSERMNYEEENNIIYNNSNFNN, from the coding sequence ATGAGTTTCTTGACTTTTAAAAATATATTTAAAGTTTATGGTGAGGGAGAAGGACAAGTCTATGCCTTAAATGACATTTCTTTTAACATTAATAAAGGTGAAATGTTAGCTATAATGGGACCATCTGGTTCAGGAAAATCAACATTATTAAATATTATTGGCTGCTTAGATAATCCATCAAAAGGTGAATATATAATAAATAATAAAATATCAAATAAATTAAAGGAAAAGCAATTATCCAAATTGAGAAATGAACTCTTTGGATTTGTAGTTCAATTTTTTGCATTAATCGAAGATTTAAACATAGAAAAAAATATATCAATCCCCTTAGAATATTCTAAAAAACGATATAGTAAAAAAGAGAAGAAAGAAAAAATAGAGAGTTTGGCTGAACGCTTAAAAATAAAAGAAAAACTTAAAAGATATCCTAAAGAACTTTCAGGTGGACAATGCCAGCGTGCTGCCATTGCTAGAGCATTAATAAATAATCCAGATATAATTTTAGCTGATGAACCAACTGGAGCATTAGATAAAAAAACAGGCGAAGAAGTAGTTAATATACTTAGAGAACTAGCTAATAAAGAAAAAACTATAATAATAGTAACTCATGATATAAATGTAGCAATGAAATGTGATAGAGTATTAATTTTAGAGGATGGAAAAATTAAAAGTGAAAGGATGAATTATGAAGAAGAAAATAATATTATCTATAATAACAGTAATTTTAATAATTAG
- a CDS encoding ABC transporter permease has protein sequence MKKQNIFIIVIFFIVSLFISLLFNIIENSYNYIKENNELLSNNAMELEISNANIDYKDLLNILNKTPEVYLEKNALSLDAYYGKMIYFNGNFKYTPPLINGEFLNHEIFNDLNGKYCVLGKRLTSLIKEKNNKKYVSINGEEYSVIGIMGYSNKESVFDERFYVNINPDILTNINGKWVIYGENVNGIYDIINVNAKKLDTDIKISLMSLDRPETSMMDLLSNKIYIIILFVLVVLTLLLNIVNVTNNYIIKRKKEFGIRRVYGATKMKIYFKIIYDYQVMAIEGFILSQLIYFLIIKFNKYEVIFGDKFNYLSAIFSFLVLLLIGIFISIIPIKKSNKLSPNESMKGI, from the coding sequence ATGAAAAAGCAAAATATTTTCATTATAGTAATATTCTTTATAGTTTCGCTTTTTATTTCTTTACTATTTAATATTATAGAAAATTCTTACAATTATATAAAAGAAAATAATGAATTACTTTCTAATAATGCTATGGAACTAGAAATAAGTAATGCTAATATAGATTATAAAGATTTATTAAATATATTAAATAAAACACCTGAAGTGTATTTAGAAAAGAATGCTTTAAGTTTAGATGCTTATTATGGAAAAATGATATATTTTAATGGGAATTTTAAATATACTCCTCCATTAATAAATGGAGAGTTTTTAAATCATGAAATTTTTAATGATTTAAATGGAAAGTATTGTGTTCTTGGAAAGAGACTTACCTCTTTAATTAAAGAAAAAAATAATAAAAAATATGTGTCTATTAATGGAGAAGAATATTCTGTTATTGGAATTATGGGATATTCAAATAAAGAATCTGTATTTGATGAAAGGTTTTATGTCAATATAAATCCTGATATTTTAACTAACATAAATGGTAAATGGGTAATTTATGGAGAAAATGTTAATGGAATTTATGACATTATAAATGTCAATGCCAAAAAATTAGATACTGATATAAAAATATCTCTAATGAGTTTAGATAGACCAGAAACTTCTATGATGGATCTATTAAGCAATAAAATTTATATAATAATACTCTTTGTATTAGTTGTTTTAACCTTATTATTAAATATAGTTAATGTAACTAATAATTATATTATAAAAAGAAAAAAAGAATTTGGTATAAGAAGAGTATATGGTGCAACTAAAATGAAAATATATTTTAAAATTATATATGATTATCAAGTTATGGCTATAGAAGGCTTTATATTATCACAGTTAATTTACTTTTTAATAATAAAATTTAATAAATATGAAGTTATATTTGGTGATAAATTTAATTATTTATCTGCAATATTTTCCTTTTTAGTTTTACTTTTAATAGGTATATTTATATCTATTATTCCTATTAAAAAGAGTAATAAATTATCACCAAATGAATCAATGAAAGGAATTTAA
- a CDS encoding helix-turn-helix domain-containing protein, with protein MPMNIIIQEKRKEIGLTQEQIGQYLGVSTPAVNKWEKGYTYPDVSLLPALARLLKVDLNTLLCFNEGLTEQEIGNFSNEVIDIINTKGFEVGFNKSIEKIQEYPSCDMLIYSMAMLLDGALIIYGVGIEDKEYYKKQIKILYERVAKSDNDKVRDKAVYMLVSKYIDCMEYEKAQEMLDLLPERTVLDKTQLQANLFIKQEKLHEAARMLEGKLLNIVNEVQMILMSLAEIEIKEGDSQNASHLAELSQKVIKLFELGDMQALATPLQVAILQKNIEESISLLKAYFSATFKLWDVSKSSLYRHIAADMKTVKTVKEELVKEKKNTLGKQLRLTLLSELENNPEYIFLHSNTEFRQFIKKYRSEY; from the coding sequence ATGCCCATGAATATAATTATTCAAGAAAAAAGGAAAGAAATTGGATTAACTCAAGAGCAAATTGGACAATATCTTGGGGTATCTACTCCTGCTGTGAACAAATGGGAAAAAGGGTATACTTACCCAGATGTTTCGTTGTTACCAGCACTTGCAAGGCTACTTAAAGTTGATTTGAATACATTACTTTGTTTTAATGAAGGATTAACAGAACAAGAAATAGGAAATTTTAGCAATGAAGTAATAGATATAATAAACACAAAGGGGTTTGAAGTTGGCTTTAATAAAAGTATTGAAAAAATACAGGAATATCCAAGCTGTGATATGCTTATCTATTCCATGGCAATGCTTTTAGACGGCGCTTTGATAATTTATGGAGTAGGTATTGAAGATAAAGAATACTATAAAAAACAAATTAAAATTTTATATGAGCGTGTAGCTAAAAGTGATAATGATAAAGTGAGAGATAAAGCAGTTTATATGCTGGTTTCTAAATATATTGATTGTATGGAATATGAGAAAGCACAGGAAATGTTAGATTTATTGCCAGAAAGAACTGTTTTAGATAAAACACAGCTTCAAGCAAATCTTTTCATAAAACAGGAGAAACTTCATGAAGCTGCTAGAATGCTAGAAGGTAAATTACTAAATATAGTTAATGAAGTGCAGATGATTTTAATGAGCTTAGCTGAAATTGAGATTAAAGAAGGAGATAGTCAAAATGCTTCTCATTTGGCAGAACTTTCTCAGAAAGTCATAAAATTATTTGAACTTGGGGATATGCAAGCTCTTGCAACACCACTACAGGTTGCTATCTTACAGAAAAATATTGAGGAAAGCATTTCACTTTTGAAAGCTTATTTTTCAGCAACTTTTAAACTATGGGATGTTAGTAAATCCTCTTTATATCGTCATATTGCGGCAGATATGAAAACAGTAAAAACAGTAAAAGAAGAGTTAGTAAAAGAAAAAAAGAATACCTTAGGAAAACAATTGCGACTAACGCTGCTTTCTGAACTTGAAAATAATCCTGAATATATATTTCTTCATTCAAATACAGAATTCAGACAGTTTATAAAAAAATATAGAAGTGAGTATTGA
- a CDS encoding helicase-related protein has translation MKSIQLKIILGYQGSDKMGSIKCTLRKEVKNEINKYIDNEFITEMIKEIINYIRTTHKVKIDDSEFDKEDAESKVILKDNGPFNIYDYMYVKDFLYELSWEGSYIKELKESEYSDNSKGRSKYIPQKITEDSEVLYKYIPKDIATVLYEKVEASMEMKKGQLYKDFKKKYNEDFLFNSVRWYKRSRDGKVYCDIDLNEIDENKKIKLEEQIKTEIGNGYKTRWGNDVAAKVISLENKLLLDIYEEGCKILGIKNEYSSEVIKADNSNDEEKLIHLMLDNYKEATKLSKGINRLKVKVINSFDKKIDNLININVYKTNEHMKLFLNDAREMIFGYYKSVNLPGLGKNLIDKEYKINKLIRRVAVVENIIYKNYLEKNPDAPSIEDMEFIEECLLWICTKGLLWTSENIYIKSKVKDEIKEIILDNPIDEYKEAREMKRHFYLHVGETNTGKTYASIQRLMDSETGVYLAPLRLLALEIQDKLNSQNISCSLLTGEEEDIKSYASHVSSTIEKLALGTNYDICVIDEAQMIADKQRGWAWTRAIIGVLSPEIHVCMAPEAKDIIIKLIKDCNDTYEIINHKRNTKLIFEEKKFELKNDVKKGDALVVFGKKKALAVSAELLNNNIKTSIIYGSLPYSTRKKQFERFLDGETDVIVCTDAIGMGVNLPIKRIVFLETRKFDGISQRKLKVSEIKQIAGRAGRKGIYEKGYVATTADSNLIKSALTAETKKIEKCYIEIPDSLLELDIDIIDALKTWSLAPVKGYFQKPDVTTIIFLLNRLKDLKVKASKSDLLKMATIPFEENNKRVLALWEEYCTMYSKGAVNLKRPKLNEIVNVKKELDELECYYKSLELNYSFGKNFKLITNNGYISSEKENTANKINELLLTSLLQHERVCLDCKKKLSWDYPSERCRSCKEKLQHLKGDRFRPRFRSGRRESDFRTKRSRRSYY, from the coding sequence ATGAAAAGTATACAGCTAAAAATAATTTTAGGTTACCAAGGAAGTGATAAGATGGGTTCAATTAAGTGCACATTAAGAAAAGAAGTGAAAAATGAAATAAATAAATACATAGATAATGAATTTATTACTGAAATGATTAAAGAAATCATTAATTATATAAGAACAACTCATAAGGTTAAGATTGATGACTCTGAGTTTGACAAAGAGGATGCAGAATCTAAGGTTATTTTAAAGGATAATGGACCTTTTAATATTTATGATTATATGTATGTAAAAGACTTCTTATATGAATTATCATGGGAAGGTTCATATATAAAAGAGTTAAAGGAAAGTGAGTACTCTGATAATTCTAAAGGTAGATCAAAGTATATACCACAGAAGATTACAGAGGATTCAGAAGTATTATATAAGTATATACCAAAGGATATTGCTACTGTTTTATATGAAAAAGTAGAAGCATCTATGGAAATGAAAAAAGGTCAATTATATAAAGACTTCAAGAAGAAATACAATGAAGACTTCTTATTTAATAGTGTTAGGTGGTATAAAAGATCTAGAGATGGAAAAGTTTATTGTGATATAGATTTAAATGAAATAGATGAAAATAAGAAGATAAAATTAGAAGAACAAATAAAAACTGAAATAGGTAATGGATATAAAACTAGATGGGGTAATGATGTTGCAGCAAAGGTAATTTCTTTAGAGAATAAGCTTTTATTAGATATTTATGAGGAAGGTTGCAAGATTTTAGGCATTAAAAATGAATATTCTTCAGAAGTTATAAAGGCAGATAATAGTAATGATGAAGAAAAGCTAATACATCTTATGTTAGATAACTATAAGGAAGCTACAAAATTATCAAAGGGAATAAATAGGCTTAAAGTTAAGGTTATTAACTCCTTTGATAAAAAAATAGATAACCTTATTAATATTAATGTTTATAAGACAAATGAGCACATGAAGCTATTTTTAAATGATGCAAGAGAGATGATATTTGGATATTATAAAAGTGTTAATTTACCAGGACTTGGGAAAAACCTTATAGATAAAGAATATAAGATAAATAAGCTAATTAGAAGAGTAGCTGTAGTTGAAAATATTATATATAAGAATTATTTAGAAAAAAATCCTGATGCTCCATCTATTGAGGATATGGAATTTATAGAAGAGTGTCTTTTATGGATTTGTACAAAGGGATTACTTTGGACATCAGAAAATATATACATAAAAAGTAAAGTAAAAGATGAGATAAAAGAAATAATATTAGATAATCCAATAGACGAGTATAAAGAAGCTAGAGAGATGAAAAGACACTTTTATCTTCATGTTGGTGAAACTAATACAGGAAAAACCTATGCAAGTATTCAAAGACTTATGGATTCAGAAACTGGGGTATATTTAGCTCCATTAAGATTATTAGCTTTAGAAATTCAAGATAAGCTTAATTCTCAAAATATATCATGTTCATTATTAACAGGAGAAGAAGAGGATATAAAATCATATGCATCACATGTTTCCTCAACAATTGAAAAACTTGCGTTAGGAACTAATTATGATATATGTGTTATAGATGAAGCTCAAATGATTGCAGATAAACAAAGAGGATGGGCGTGGACAAGAGCTATAATAGGGGTATTATCACCAGAAATACATGTTTGTATGGCTCCTGAAGCAAAGGATATAATAATCAAGCTAATAAAGGATTGTAATGATACATATGAAATAATAAATCATAAAAGAAATACCAAATTAATCTTTGAAGAAAAGAAATTTGAACTTAAAAATGATGTTAAAAAGGGAGATGCCTTAGTTGTCTTTGGTAAAAAGAAGGCACTGGCAGTTTCAGCAGAGCTTCTAAATAATAATATAAAAACTAGTATTATTTATGGATCATTACCATATTCAACAAGGAAGAAGCAGTTTGAAAGATTCTTAGATGGTGAAACAGATGTAATAGTATGTACAGACGCTATTGGTATGGGGGTAAACCTTCCTATTAAACGTATTGTATTCTTAGAAACAAGAAAGTTTGATGGAATTTCACAAAGAAAGCTAAAAGTTTCAGAAATAAAGCAAATTGCAGGAAGAGCTGGACGTAAAGGGATTTACGAAAAAGGATATGTAGCTACAACAGCTGATAGTAATCTAATTAAATCAGCATTAACTGCAGAGACAAAGAAAATAGAAAAATGCTATATAGAAATTCCAGATTCACTTTTAGAATTAGATATAGATATTATAGATGCATTAAAAACTTGGAGTTTAGCACCAGTTAAAGGATATTTCCAAAAACCAGATGTTACAACAATAATATTCCTTTTAAATAGATTAAAAGATCTTAAAGTTAAAGCATCAAAAAGTGACCTTTTAAAGATGGCAACAATTCCATTTGAAGAAAATAATAAGAGAGTACTTGCGTTGTGGGAAGAATATTGTACTATGTATAGCAAAGGTGCAGTAAATTTAAAAAGACCAAAACTTAATGAAATAGTAAATGTAAAAAAAGAGCTTGATGAACTTGAATGCTATTATAAGTCATTAGAACTTAACTATTCCTTTGGTAAAAACTTTAAGTTGATTACAAACAATGGATATATTTCAAGTGAAAAAGAGAATACAGCAAATAAAATAAATGAGCTACTGTTAACAAGTTTACTTCAGCATGAAAGAGTCTGTTTAGACTGTAAGAAAAAGTTATCATGGGATTATCCAAGTGAAAGATGTAGATCTTGTAAAGAAAAGCTACAACACCTAAAGGGTGATAGATTTAGACCTAGATTCAGAAGTGGAAGAAGGGAATCAGACTTTAGAACTAAAAGAAGCAGAAGAAGCTATTATTAA
- a CDS encoding response regulator transcription factor — MYKVLIVEDDRVISSLLKENLCKWGYEVECISDFSNVIGEFIQFNPQLVVMDINLPFYNGYHWCTEIRKMSKVPIMFASSESDNINYIMAINMGADDFIVKPFDLNIFVAKVQALLRRAYSFQGKMNVLESKGAILNLEEVTLTYKEKKLSLTKNEFKILQILLENKNKAVSREDIMTYLWESESYIDDNTLTVNVTRIRKRLEEIGLKDFIKTKKGIGYIIGE; from the coding sequence ATGTATAAAGTATTAATTGTAGAGGATGATAGGGTCATATCATCATTGTTAAAAGAGAATTTATGTAAATGGGGATATGAAGTAGAATGCATTTCGGATTTTAGTAATGTAATAGGTGAATTTATACAGTTTAATCCACAATTAGTAGTTATGGATATTAACTTACCTTTTTATAATGGATACCATTGGTGTACTGAAATAAGAAAGATGTCCAAGGTTCCAATAATGTTTGCATCATCAGAAAGTGATAATATCAATTATATTATGGCTATAAATATGGGAGCAGATGATTTTATAGTAAAGCCTTTTGATTTAAATATATTTGTAGCAAAGGTACAAGCATTACTTAGGAGAGCTTATTCTTTTCAAGGAAAGATGAATGTTTTAGAAAGTAAGGGGGCTATCCTTAACCTAGAAGAAGTTACTTTAACTTATAAAGAGAAAAAGTTAAGTTTAACTAAAAATGAGTTTAAGATTCTTCAAATATTATTAGAAAATAAAAATAAGGCTGTTTCCAGAGAAGATATTATGACTTATCTTTGGGAGAGTGAAAGCTATATTGATGATAATACTTTAACTGTTAATGTAACTAGAATTAGAAAAAGGCTTGAAGAAATAGGGCTAAAAGATTTTATAAAAACTAAAAAAGGAATTGGCTATATAATAGGTGAGTAG
- a CDS encoding sensor histidine kinase, with product MKDKKIINILISYYKDKLSIIIKFLVFMGIFFLVYSLYHLPLGVFLYAALIVSTLAFLFSLYDFNIYYNKHNVLISVLNEVEYSLDKLPKSNSLINKDYESIIETLYNHKTNLKTNLDFKYENTVNYYTMWAHQIKTPISAFSMIVQSMDSSVEKNMMKQELFKINEYVDMVLYYVRLENLSYDLKLQEYSLKEIIKGAIKKYSATFVYKKIALDLEDITCNIITDEKWITFVIEQILSNSLKYTNKGTISIYMDKESKNTLVIEDTGIGIVEEDVSQIFEKGFTGYNGRRDKKSTGIGLYLCNEIATRLSHKLYVTSKVGVGTKVYIDFSTNNIKIE from the coding sequence ATGAAGGATAAAAAAATAATTAATATATTAATTAGCTATTATAAAGATAAACTAAGTATCATTATAAAATTTCTTGTTTTTATGGGAATATTTTTTCTTGTATATAGTCTATATCACTTGCCTTTAGGAGTATTTTTATATGCAGCACTTATTGTTTCTACTTTAGCATTCTTATTTAGTTTATATGATTTTAATATTTATTATAATAAACATAATGTTTTAATTAGTGTATTAAATGAGGTAGAGTATAGTTTGGACAAGCTACCAAAAAGCAATTCATTAATTAATAAAGATTATGAAAGTATTATAGAAACACTTTATAATCATAAAACAAATTTAAAAACAAATTTAGATTTTAAGTATGAGAATACAGTTAATTACTATACAATGTGGGCTCATCAAATTAAAACTCCTATTTCAGCTTTTTCTATGATTGTTCAATCAATGGATTCATCAGTAGAAAAAAATATGATGAAGCAAGAATTATTTAAGATTAATGAATATGTAGATATGGTTTTATACTATGTAAGACTAGAAAATCTATCTTATGATTTAAAGCTACAGGAGTATTCTCTTAAAGAGATTATAAAAGGTGCTATTAAAAAATATTCTGCAACCTTTGTATATAAAAAGATAGCTTTAGATTTAGAAGATATAACTTGTAATATTATTACTGATGAAAAGTGGATTACTTTTGTAATTGAACAAATACTATCTAATAGTTTAAAATACACAAACAAAGGGACTATTTCTATTTATATGGACAAGGAAAGTAAAAATACTTTAGTAATTGAGGATACAGGCATAGGGATAGTAGAAGAAGATGTATCACAAATTTTTGAAAAAGGTTTTACTGGATATAATGGAAGACGTGATAAAAAATCTACAGGAATAGGGTTATATTTATGTAATGAAATAGCTACAAGACTTTCACATAAATTATATGTTACTTCTAAAGTAGGAGTAGGAACTAAAGTTTATATTGATTTTTCAACAAATAATATAAAAATAGAATAA
- a CDS encoding IS91 family transposase gives MKKGKIKRILEDHWKEFEKLYKNKIRPNVKKEVEKVLKCKDTKYGFIELKCNNCNTTKRIGFTCKSRFCTSCGKIYTDNWIDNMLGNLINVRHRHIVFTIPKELREFFGLDRQRLKILPKCAARAVTSWMHSLNRKEEFTPGIVTVIHTFGRDLKWNPHVHMMVTEGGRGNITEWRHIRHISYESLRKRWQKVLLDEITYINGNTKEIKLLKNKLYKEKDKGFYVHAKTEIKSAKTAAKYVGRYVGRPAIAESRILKYDGENVTYKYTRHEDNKVIVETVHVYEFIKRIIRHIPEKNFKMIRYFGIYSRRSKGKFNFIKMIDEKILSIRRSIATWENRILAISGVNPCKCPNCGNKMRFHDIVYPKYGSMRERLRIKIIEENEEKLEKAIENYAITKRILSGKIIPKTT, from the coding sequence ATGAAAAAAGGTAAGATAAAAAGAATATTAGAAGACCATTGGAAAGAGTTTGAAAAGTTATATAAAAATAAGATTAGACCTAATGTTAAAAAGGAAGTAGAAAAAGTTTTAAAGTGTAAAGATACAAAGTATGGATTTATTGAATTGAAGTGTAATAATTGTAATACTACAAAGAGAATCGGATTTACATGTAAAAGTAGATTTTGTACTTCATGTGGAAAGATTTATACGGATAATTGGATTGATAATATGTTGGGAAATTTAATAAATGTTAGGCATAGACATATAGTTTTTACTATACCAAAAGAATTAAGAGAATTCTTTGGACTGGATAGACAAAGACTTAAGATATTGCCGAAGTGCGCAGCGAGAGCTGTTACGAGTTGGATGCATAGTTTAAATAGAAAGGAGGAATTCACACCAGGTATAGTAACTGTAATACATACATTTGGAAGAGATTTAAAGTGGAATCCTCATGTACATATGATGGTTACAGAAGGAGGGAGAGGAAATATAACAGAATGGAGGCATATAAGGCACATATCTTATGAATCATTAAGAAAAAGATGGCAAAAGGTTTTGTTAGATGAAATAACTTATATAAATGGAAATACAAAAGAAATTAAATTACTAAAAAATAAACTATATAAAGAGAAAGATAAAGGTTTTTATGTTCATGCTAAAACTGAGATAAAATCAGCGAAGACAGCAGCAAAATATGTAGGGAGATATGTGGGACGTCCTGCGATAGCGGAATCAAGGATTCTTAAATATGATGGTGAAAATGTGACTTATAAATATACTAGACATGAAGATAATAAGGTCATAGTTGAAACTGTACATGTATATGAGTTCATAAAAAGAATAATAAGACATATTCCAGAGAAAAATTTTAAAATGATAAGATACTTTGGAATTTATTCTAGAAGAAGCAAAGGAAAATTTAATTTTATAAAAATGATAGATGAAAAGATATTAAGTATAAGAAGATCTATAGCAACTTGGGAGAATAGAATACTGGCAATAAGTGGTGTAAATCCGTGTAAATGTCCTAACTGTGGTAATAAAATGAGATTTCATGATATTGTATATCCTAAATATGGGTCCATGAGGGAACGGCTGAGAATTAAGATTATAGAAGAGAATGAAGAAAAATTAGAAAAGGCTATAGAAAATTATGCTATTACTAAACGTATATTAAGTGGTAAAATAATTCCGAAAACAACTTAG
- a CDS encoding ABC transporter ATP-binding protein codes for MAILEIKNLKKVYSTRFSGNKVEALRDISFSVENGEYIAIMGESGSGKTTLLNILASLDKSTSGEVLLKGKNITSIKEKDMAAFRRNHLGYVFQDFNLLDTFSLKDNIFLPLVLAGKKYKEMEERLKPIVDMIGIEDLLEKYPYEVSGGQKQRVAIARAIISSPELLLADEPTGSLDSKTTAEILDLFSNVNKLGQTILMVTHSTLAASHASRVLFIKDGKIFNQIYRGSMNNEKMYEKISDTLTILATGGSNNEKFNVL; via the coding sequence ATGGCAATATTAGAAATTAAAAATTTAAAAAAAGTATATAGTACAAGATTTAGTGGGAATAAGGTAGAAGCCTTAAGGGATATTTCTTTTTCAGTAGAAAATGGTGAGTATATAGCTATAATGGGTGAATCAGGATCAGGTAAAACAACACTTTTAAATATATTAGCTTCTTTAGATAAATCAACTAGTGGAGAAGTTTTATTAAAGGGAAAAAATATAACTAGCATAAAGGAAAAAGATATGGCAGCCTTTCGTAGAAATCACCTTGGATATGTCTTTCAAGATTTTAATTTATTAGATACATTTTCCTTAAAGGACAACATTTTTTTACCATTAGTATTAGCAGGTAAAAAGTATAAAGAAATGGAAGAAAGGTTAAAGCCTATTGTAGATATGATAGGAATAGAGGATTTATTAGAAAAATATCCATATGAAGTATCAGGTGGACAAAAGCAAAGAGTTGCTATAGCAAGAGCTATAATATCAAGTCCAGAATTATTACTTGCAGATGAACCAACAGGATCTTTAGATTCAAAAACAACAGCAGAAATATTAGATTTATTTTCTAATGTTAATAAATTAGGTCAAACAATTCTTATGGTAACTCATAGTACTTTAGCAGCTAGTCATGCAAGTCGTGTGTTATTTATTAAAGATGGAAAGATATTTAATCAAATATATAGGGGCTCTATGAATAATGAGAAGATGTATGAAAAAATATCTGATACCCTTACTATACTTGCTACAGGAGGAAGTAATAATGAAAAATTCAATGTACTTTAA